Proteins encoded in a region of the Methylosinus trichosporium OB3b genome:
- a CDS encoding YhjD/YihY/BrkB family envelope integrity protein — MTGEQASTERAEVLSFDHPATGWRESLGRNHCKLLEHRTAAIAAGVSFYALLAIFFNETYGALGAVIALMLWMWVSTIVLLVGAELDVEMERRRAGARDDSRKRL, encoded by the coding sequence ATGACCGGAGAGCAGGCTTCGACGGAGCGCGCGGAGGTCTTGAGCTTCGATCATCCCGCGACCGGCTGGCGCGAGAGTCTCGGCCGGAACCACTGCAAGCTTCTGGAGCATCGCACCGCCGCGATCGCGGCGGGCGTCAGCTTCTACGCGCTGCTCGCGATCTTTTTCAACGAAACCTATGGGGCGCTCGGCGCGGTCATCGCCCTGATGCTGTGGATGTGGGTCTCGACGATCGTGCTGCTCGTCGGCGCCGAGCTCGATGTGGAAATGGAACGCCGGCGTGCGGGCGCGCGCGACGATAGC